In a single window of the Rhodothermales bacterium genome:
- a CDS encoding aspartate:alanine exchanger family transporter, with amino-acid sequence MLQLLIDNQLLLLVVVAAFGYLIGQVKVKGSSLGVAGVLFAGLAVGALDPALKLPEFTTLLGLVLFVYAVGLSSGPGFFASFRRKGLRDNLLVLGVLTLAFGLTIAAWYVLDLEAAVAAGLYAGSLTNTPALAGLLEYVRATLPPELVQAVIDEPVIGYSIAYPVGVVGVIAAIFFTQRLWKVDYAAEAAALHDVGPSGQALKSYSIRVTRPDAAARTVQDLVEGEGWDVRFGRVQHGDGAQALVEADTRLRVGDLVSVVAAEEDFGPVVAYLGEPASERLESDRSQYDFRRIFVSKSGVTGRPVRSLRVLKSYDAIITRVRRGDVEWLVDGDTVLEPGDRVRVVARPEDMAAISKQFGDSYKALSEVNLLTLSLGLLAGLLVGMIPLPLPGGITFRLGLAGGPLIAGLVLGRLGRTGPLAWYLPYSANLLLRQLGLVLFFAGVGTRAGYAFFSTLSQGGGLAVFAAGAVITCTTALLMLWLGYKLFRIPMGLLVGMLAGLHTQPAVLSYALDQSRNELPNIGYATVFPIATIAKILFAQLLLVLLV; translated from the coding sequence ATGCTGCAACTGCTCATCGACAACCAGTTGCTCCTGCTCGTGGTCGTGGCCGCGTTCGGGTATCTGATCGGCCAGGTGAAGGTCAAGGGCAGCAGCCTCGGCGTGGCGGGCGTGCTCTTCGCCGGGCTCGCCGTGGGCGCGCTCGACCCCGCGCTGAAGCTGCCCGAGTTCACGACGCTCCTCGGCCTCGTCCTCTTCGTCTACGCCGTCGGGCTGAGCAGCGGGCCCGGCTTCTTCGCCTCGTTTCGGCGGAAGGGGCTGCGCGACAACCTCCTCGTCCTCGGCGTCCTCACGCTCGCATTCGGGCTGACGATCGCGGCGTGGTACGTGCTCGATTTGGAGGCGGCCGTCGCGGCGGGGCTCTACGCGGGGAGCTTGACGAACACGCCTGCGCTCGCCGGCCTGCTGGAGTACGTCCGTGCGACGCTGCCGCCGGAGCTTGTGCAGGCGGTGATCGACGAGCCCGTCATCGGCTATTCGATCGCGTATCCCGTTGGCGTCGTTGGGGTGATCGCCGCCATCTTTTTCACGCAGCGGCTGTGGAAGGTCGACTACGCCGCCGAGGCCGCGGCACTCCACGACGTAGGCCCGTCGGGGCAGGCGCTGAAGAGCTACTCGATCCGCGTGACGCGGCCGGACGCGGCGGCCCGCACCGTGCAGGACCTCGTCGAGGGCGAGGGGTGGGACGTCCGCTTCGGCCGCGTCCAACACGGCGACGGCGCGCAGGCGCTCGTCGAGGCCGACACGCGGTTGCGGGTGGGCGACCTCGTCAGCGTCGTCGCGGCCGAGGAAGATTTCGGCCCCGTCGTCGCGTACCTCGGCGAGCCGGCGAGCGAGCGGCTCGAGTCCGACCGGAGCCAGTACGACTTCCGCCGCATCTTCGTCTCCAAATCCGGCGTGACGGGGCGGCCGGTGCGGAGCCTCCGCGTCCTGAAGTCCTACGACGCCATCATCACGCGCGTCCGCCGCGGCGACGTCGAGTGGCTCGTCGACGGCGACACCGTGCTGGAGCCGGGCGACCGCGTCCGCGTCGTCGCGCGGCCGGAGGACATGGCCGCCATCAGCAAGCAGTTCGGCGACTCCTACAAGGCGCTGAGCGAGGTGAACCTGCTGACGCTGAGCCTCGGGCTGCTCGCGGGCCTGCTTGTCGGGATGATCCCCCTCCCGCTGCCGGGCGGGATCACGTTCCGGCTCGGGCTGGCGGGCGGCCCGCTCATCGCGGGGCTCGTGCTCGGCCGGCTCGGGCGGACGGGGCCGCTGGCGTGGTATCTCCCGTACAGCGCCAACCTCTTACTGCGGCAGCTCGGGCTCGTGCTCTTCTTCGCCGGGGTCGGGACGCGCGCGGGCTACGCGTTCTTCTCGACGCTCTCGCAGGGCGGCGGCCTCGCCGTCTTCGCGGCGGGCGCCGTCATCACGTGTACGACCGCCCTGCTCATGCTGTGGCTCGGCTACAAGCTGTTCCGCATCCCGATGGGCCTGCTGGTGGGGATGCTGGCCGGGCTCCACACCCAGCCCGCCGTGCTCAGCTACGCCCTCGACCAGAGCCGGAACGAGCTGCCGAACATCGGCTACGCGACGGTCTTCCCGATCGCCACGATCGCCAAGATCCTCTTCGCCCAACTCCTGCTCGTCCTCCTGGTGTGA
- a CDS encoding nuclear transport factor 2 family protein, with protein MSDPLARWHRVVASQDPRWIAPLLADEVVFHSPVVHTPQVGRAITAMYLTGALHVFSAGSFRYVREIIGERDAALEFEVEIDGIHINGIDLITWDADGQIVDFKVMIRPLKAVNLIHEKMAALLRARQ; from the coding sequence ATGTCCGATCCCCTCGCCCGCTGGCACCGCGTCGTCGCGAGCCAAGACCCTCGGTGGATCGCTCCCCTGCTCGCCGATGAGGTCGTGTTCCACTCGCCCGTCGTGCACACGCCGCAGGTCGGCCGGGCGATCACGGCGATGTATCTCACGGGGGCCCTCCACGTGTTCTCCGCCGGCTCGTTCCGCTACGTCCGCGAGATCATCGGCGAGCGGGACGCCGCGCTGGAGTTCGAGGTCGAGATCGACGGCATCCACATCAACGGCATCGACCTCATCACGTGGGACGCCGACGGGCAGATCGTCGATTTCAAGGTGATGATCCGCCCGCTGAAGGCCGTCAACCTCATCCACGAGAAGATGGCGGCGCTGCTGCGCGCGAGACAATGA
- a CDS encoding DUF2993 domain-containing protein encodes MTRLLRSLRLSPVLALLLCAGCVPTGQVERGLERELPKLLGPADRYDVEIDGLRARSGEAEHVTVVGERVRAEGAPVVDRLELDLRGVVYDRDEERLERVDSAHATARITALDLADFLETQRNVRDAEITFRAPDEATIRVRPEFGGVALPRGVAAVVTGRLEIVDGRVYFAVEEVKAAGFDLGAAVARRLSESINPLVDLTDMAAGLRVTDVRVEDGVVRLDAAGDITGLRLRKDDS; translated from the coding sequence ATGACTCGCCTTCTCCGCTCGCTCCGTCTGTCGCCCGTCCTCGCCCTCCTGCTCTGCGCGGGCTGCGTCCCCACGGGGCAAGTCGAGCGGGGGCTCGAACGCGAACTGCCGAAGCTCCTCGGCCCGGCCGACCGCTACGACGTAGAGATCGACGGGCTGCGGGCGCGTTCGGGCGAGGCCGAGCACGTCACCGTCGTCGGCGAGCGGGTGCGGGCTGAGGGCGCGCCCGTCGTGGACCGACTCGAACTCGACCTGCGCGGCGTGGTCTATGACCGGGACGAGGAGCGGCTGGAGCGCGTCGACAGCGCCCACGCGACGGCGCGGATTACGGCTCTGGATCTCGCCGACTTTCTGGAGACGCAGCGCAACGTGCGCGATGCCGAGATCACGTTTCGCGCGCCCGACGAGGCGACGATCCGCGTCCGGCCCGAGTTCGGCGGCGTGGCGCTTCCGCGCGGCGTCGCGGCTGTGGTGACAGGACGACTCGAAATTGTCGACGGCCGGGTGTATTTCGCCGTGGAAGAGGTGAAAGCGGCCGGATTCGACCTCGGCGCGGCCGTGGCGCGGCGGCTCTCCGAGTCCATCAACCCGCTCGTCGACCTGACCGATATGGCGGCGGGCCTGCGGGTCACCGACGTCCGCGTCGAAGACGGTGTCGTCCGGCTCGATGCGGCGGGCGACATCACCGGGCTGCGGCTGCGGAAAGACGATTCGTAA
- a CDS encoding aldo/keto reductase — translation MMDTLRLGDDIEASRIAYGCMTLGGLDRQADADAAVGAALDGGITLFDHADIYGRGRSEEVFGRVLADRPGLRDRIVLQSKCGIRFADDPAGAPARYDLSYDHIVSSVEGSLRRLGTDRLDVFLLHRPDPLMDPAEVARAFADLHAAGKVRAFGVSNCSVAQVDLLQAALDRPLVANQVQLSLLHLGPIDAGVEVNRPGGATHAAGLVESCWQRGLRVQAWAPTAGGALSRAEPDPAHRALAEHVRAVADRFGASPLAVVIAWLLRHPAGIQPVVGTTNPDRIAAACAATEVTLSRDDWYGLFIAARGRPLP, via the coding sequence ATGATGGACACGCTCCGGCTCGGCGACGACATCGAAGCCTCGCGCATCGCCTACGGCTGCATGACGCTCGGCGGGCTGGACCGGCAGGCAGACGCCGACGCCGCTGTCGGCGCGGCACTCGACGGCGGCATCACGCTCTTCGACCACGCCGATATCTACGGGCGCGGCCGGTCCGAAGAGGTGTTCGGCCGCGTCCTCGCCGACCGCCCCGGCCTCCGCGATCGCATCGTGCTCCAGTCGAAGTGCGGCATCCGCTTCGCCGACGACCCGGCGGGCGCACCCGCGCGGTACGACCTCAGCTACGATCACATCGTCAGCTCCGTCGAGGGGAGCCTCCGGCGGCTCGGCACCGACCGGCTCGACGTGTTCCTGCTCCACCGGCCGGACCCGCTCATGGATCCGGCCGAGGTGGCGCGCGCCTTCGCCGACCTCCACGCCGCCGGGAAAGTCCGCGCGTTCGGCGTCAGCAACTGCTCCGTCGCCCAAGTGGATCTCCTGCAGGCCGCGCTCGACCGGCCACTCGTGGCGAACCAAGTCCAGCTCAGCCTGCTCCACCTCGGGCCGATCGACGCCGGGGTCGAGGTCAACCGGCCCGGCGGGGCGACGCACGCGGCGGGGCTCGTGGAATCGTGCTGGCAGCGCGGCCTCCGCGTCCAGGCCTGGGCGCCGACGGCGGGCGGCGCGCTCTCGCGAGCGGAGCCGGACCCGGCGCACCGCGCCCTCGCCGAGCACGTCCGCGCCGTCGCCGACCGCTTCGGGGCGTCGCCCCTCGCCGTCGTCATCGCGTGGCTGCTCCGGCACCCGGCCGGGATTCAGCCTGTCGTCGGCACGACGAACCCGGACCGGATCGCGGCGGCGTGCGCGGCCACCGAGGTCACGCTCTCGCGAGACGACTGGTACGGGTTGTTCATCGCTGCGCGCGGACGGCCGCTCCCCTGA